The Anopheles marshallii chromosome X, idAnoMarsDA_429_01, whole genome shotgun sequence genome includes a window with the following:
- the LOC128712842 gene encoding forkhead box protein B2: MLNVCADLVQFDQYSLQLYNYAMVERFRSNQFFNYGNFVADTRTLSRFFKPSLPPNPVDAATTAAAAAAAAAAGSALLADASKLSSQAPKPQYSYIGLIAIAILSSPEKKLVLSDIYQHILDNYSYFRSRGPGWRNSIRHNLSLNDCFIKAGRSAHGKGHYWAVHPANVEDFLKGDFRRRKAQRKVRRHMGLTSDDDIYDNSSPRQFFPAINSPPHAPAQQGPPAQPPSAATVLPPHPVLANPALYLGPGSTASATATSAAAAAAAAAAAAAAAAAAASSSTAAAAAAAVGGGGGGGGGGAMGGVPPPSAPSASKLALVGLGDPVDHHLHHQHQAAALLHHHHQQQQQQHLHQHHHQHQHHHHHHHHHHQTTAAAIIMRNTMESFSRKRQFDVESLLRPDDGADDREPYELRRPRLCSPASSSQSPSPLPPYAAQALALAGPKTSPIQMQPTGGKTPQQ; encoded by the coding sequence ATGTTGAACGTGTGTGCGGACCTGGTGCAGTTCGACCAGTACAGTCTCCAGCTGTACAACTACGCGATGGTGGAGCGCTTTCGCTCGAACCAGTTCTTCAACTACGGTAACTTTGTGGCGGACACCCGGACGCTGTCCCGGTTCTTCAAACCATCGCTGCCCCCGAACCCGGTCGATGCGGCGACgacggcggcggcggcggcagcgGCAGCCGCGGCCGGCAGTGCGCTGCTTGCCGACGCCAGCAAACTTTCCTCGCAGGCCCCAAAGCCACAGTACAGCTACATCGGGCTGATAGCGATCGCGATCCTCAGCTCGCCGGAGAAGAAGCTCGTCCTGTCCGACATCTACCAGCACATCCTGGACAACTACTCGTACTTCCGGAGCCGCGGCCCGGGCTGGCGGAACTCCATCCGCCACAACCTTTCGCTGAACGACTGCTTCATCAAGGCGGGCCGGAGCGCCCACGGCAAGGGCCACTACTGGGCGGTGCATCCGGCGAACGTGGAGGACTTCCTCAAGGGGGACTTCCGGCGGCGAAAGGCGCAGCGGAAGGTGCGCCGCCACATGGGTCTGACGTCCGACGACGACATCTACGACAACAGCAGCCCGCGCCAGTTCTTTCCCGCGATCAACTCACCGCCCCACGCCCCCGCCCAGCAGGGCCCGCCGGCGCAGCCCCCGTCGGCGGCGACCGTACTGCCACCGCACCCGGTACTGGCCAACCCGGCGCTCTACCTTGGTCCGGGTTCGACCGCATCGGCGACGGCCACCTCGGCGGCGGCAGCGGCGGCcgcggcggcagcagcagcggccgccgCAGCCGCCGCCGCCAGCTCCAGCACCGCCGCCGCGGCCGCCGCCGCCGTCGGTGGCGGCGGCGGAGGGGGTGGCGGGGGCGCGATGGGAGGCGTACCACCACCGTCGGCACCGTCGGCCAGCAAGCTGGCGCTGGTCGGGCTCGGCGATCCGGTCGATCATCATCTACACCACCAGCATCAAGCCGCCGCCCTcctgcaccatcatcaccagcagcagcagcagcagcatctccatcagcaccatcatcaacatcaacaccatcaccatcaccatcaccaccatcatcaaacAACGGCCGCGGCCATCATCATGCGCAACACGATGGAGAGCTTCTCCCGCAAGCGCCAGTTCGACGTCGAGTCGCTGCTCCGACCGGACGACGGTGCGGACGACCGGGAACCGTACGAGCTGCGGCGGCCACGGCTCTGTTCGCCCGCCAGCTCCAGCCAGAGCCCGTCACCGCTACCACCGTACGCGGCCCAGGCACTGGCACTGGCCGGTCCGAAGACGAGCCCGATCCAAATGCAGCCGACCGGCGGTAAAACACCCCAACAGTGA